The nucleotide window GACGGACGGGCAAGTGCTCGCGCCGCCTTCGCTGCCGGCGCGCCGGGTGCTGTTCCTGGGCGACTCCGTCACGTGCGGGGAAGCGCTCGAGCGTATGCCGCCGGGAGCGAAGCAGCCCGTATGGTGGAACCCGCGGCTGTCGTACGGCATGCTGGCCGCCAACGCGCTCGGCGCGCAGGTGCAACTGGTCTGCCATGGCGGCCGGGGCCTGGTGCGCAGCTGGAACGGCCGCACCGATGAATTCAACCTGGACCGCTTCTACGGGCTGGCCATCGCCGCGCCCGACGCACCCGAGCCGTGGGACCAGCGGCGCTACGCGCCCGACCTGATCGTCAGCGCGATCGGCACCAACGACTTCAACCAGGGCATCCCCGATCGCGCTCAGTACGTCGACACCTATGCCGCGTTCGTCCTCACGCTGCTGCGCGACCACCCGCAGGCGCACATCGTGCTGACCGAAGGCGCCATCCTCGACGGCGACAAGAAAGCCGCACTCACGGCCTATATCACCGAAACCATCAGCCGCACGGCCAGCCCCCGCGTGCACCACATCCCCTCCCGCCACTACCCCGGCGACACCGAGGACGCCCACCCCACCCGCGACCAGCACCAGCAAATGGCCAACGATTTCGTTCCAGCCCTGCGACAACTGATGAGCTGGTAGCAAAACAACACCGGTGCGGTACGGCGCTCCGGCAGTCCCCGTTTTATTTCCAAACACCGGGGTCAGACCCCGATTCCAGGAAATATTTCCAAAAACTGGGGTCAGACCCCGTTTTCAGGCAATGTTATTCAGTGCCGGTTGCGTATCCCGTTTTGGCAATTTCTACGTTTCCTGTACCAGCACTCTCCGACTTACGCGGGGGGCTGGAGGTCTGCCAACTGGGTGATTGCCAGCGATTGCTTTCCTTATGGCATCCAACTGATACGGCAAAATCGAATTGGAGAAGAGATCGCGGTATGCGGCATGACGCCGATCGGCCTGGGTGCCAAGTGCCATGTAAAGCGGATGCGGCGTTAGCAGAACGTCGTTTCGCATTCCTGAGTTACCGGCGTAGCTCGACCATTGGTAACGTCCTGCCGAGTCGACTATACAAGCCCGGACAGGGTTCAATTCGACATAACGCTGGCAAGTAAAAAAGTACTCTTCGACGGGAACAGGGCTGGATCGAAATCTGCCTTCCCACCATGTACCTTTTCGTTCGAATCGGCGGTTGAGATATTGCGTGTATCTTTGCGATACCCCCTTCATCAGGGCCGAAATTTGCTCGATCTCGTCCGCTGTGGCGAGAATATGCACGTGGTTCGTCATCAACACGTATGCGTGAATCGCCACGCCGTTAAAGCGCGAGTAATCACGTAGCCACTCGAGATAGACCGTGTAATCCGACCATCCAAAGAAGCATGGCTGTCGAAGGTGCCCACGCTGGATGATGTGAAGGGGACAGCCAGGTAACAGCAATCGAGCGCGGCGGGCCATGAGTAGCTCCTTGGTCGGGGGGCCAACTGTGGCATGAGGAGCTATGGACTCGACTGACTCAGCTCAACGTAAATGCGGCATCGAAAAGTTTCCTAAAACCGGGGTCTGACCCCGGTTTTAGGAAATGTTTCCCGGTCTTGGGGTCAGACCCCGCTTTTTGGCAACAAAAAAGCCGCGCGGAGCGCGGCTGTGAAGTCACCTCGGAGCAGGGGTCAATACTCGGCGCCCAGCCGCACGCCGAACATGCGGGGTTCGACGAAGTTGGCTTTCATGAATCCGCCGTTGACGGAGTCACGGTTCTTGGCGGCGTGGCTGTTCGAAACGTTGCGCACGTACAGTTCGGCGTACCACTTGTCGTTCGGGGCGTCCAGGCGGGCGGACATGTCGCCCATCGCGTAAGCCTTCTGGTAGCGGCCGATGTGGGCGAACTCGGAGTTGCGCATGTCGAAGTAGGCCTTGTCGCGCCAGTTCACCTTGACGTACGGCGTGATGCGGTAGCCGTTTTCAAGCGCGAACTCCTGCGAGAAGTTCAGGTTGACCTGGTACTTCGGCGTGTTCGGCAGGTGGTTGCCGTCGACGTTGTACAGCCGCCGGCCGATCAGTGCCTTGTCCGGGCCGGCGTAAGCGGTCGGGCAGGGCTCGATGCCCAGTTCGACGCGCACATCGCACTGGTAGTCGTCGGAGAACTCCTTGAAGTCGTGCACGTCGGTGTTGATGAACGCGAAGCCGCCGCCGAAGCGCGCGCCGCGCCATGGCCGGTAGTCCCACTCGATCTCCAGGCCGGGGATGTCCACCTTGCCGACGTTGATCGTGCGCCAGCCTTCATACACGTCGCACTTCGGCTGGTCGGACGGGCAGGGCAGGCCGGCGGCCGGGATGATCTGGTTGATGAAGTAGGTGCCGGTCAGCTGCATGTCCTTGTACTTCATGAAGAAGGCGGTGGCCGACAGCGACAGCCGGTTGTCCAGGAACTTGCCCTTGTAGCCCAGCTCGAAGTTGGTCACGGTTTCCGGGCCGTACGGCAGGAAGGTCACCACGCCCGGCTTGCCGTCCGCGCACATCTGGTAGTTGCAGCTGTCGGTCTTGTCGGCGAAGCCGCCGGCCTTGTAGCCGGTCGAGACGGACGCGTAGCCCATCTGGTTCGGCGTGAACTGCTTCTGCAGGCCGACGCGCCAGGTGACCTTCTTCCAGGTTTCCTTGTGGTCGTTCGAGGTCGGCGAACCATACAGGTGATACGCGCCCACGCTGCCACCCATGGCCGGCGTGAGGTCGGTGCCGTCGTGCACATGGAAGCCCGGCGTGCCCGGCGTGCCCTGGCTGTACAGGCCATTGTAGTAATTGGGGCTGCCGATCCAGTTGGCGCCATACACCTCGCCGCCCTGGTCTTCCTTGCTGTCGCGGCTGTAGCGGGCGCCCAGCGTGCCGGTCCAGCCGGGCGCGAACTTCCAGTCGGCCTGCGCGAACGCGGCCTTGGCGTCGACCTGGCGGTTCGGCTGGTGGTACAGCACCGAGCCGACATCGCCGAACGGCTTCTGGATGGTCTCCGTCATTTCATAGTCGATGCTGTTCCGCTCGTGCATCCAGAACAGGCCGGCCACGTACTGCAAGGGACCGAACGTCTGCTTCAGCTGTGCTTCATGCACGGTGGAGAGGTAGCGCGAGTCGAGTGTGCGGTGGAATACATCCTTCATCGGCCAGGTGCCCCAGTTGCCGGTCGGCGTGTTCGGATACATGCCGTTCACCTGGAACGGCGCGGCGTGCTGCATGCCGCGGTCGTCGTCGGTGATTTCCGAGCGCTTCTGGTCGGCCACCTGGAACGTGTAGTCGAAGGTGGTGTCGGGATTGATCGTCCACGACAGGCCGGTGCGCAGCGTGCGGATCTGCATGTCGACCGAGCCGGGCACGTTGATCAGCAGGTCCCATTTGCCGGTGCCCGGCGCGCAGGCGTAGCGGGTGCCCACGGTGGCGGCGCAATCGCGGAAGTCGGCACCGCCCGCGCCGTTGTCCTGGAAGTGCTCGTAGGCCGCCCTCAGCGTGAGGTCCTGGTTCACCTTGTACAGCGCCGAGAGGCGCGCCGCCCACTGGTCCTGGTTGGTGTAGAACTTGTCCTTGCCGATCACCGCGTTGAAGCGCTGGTCGACATCCGGCTTGCCGTTCGGGACCCAGCCATACTCCGGCGCATTGGCTTCGGACAGGTCGCGCATCTGGTTCGCATAGCCGTCGCGCCGCACCACCATGAAGGTGCCGCGCAGCGCCAGCTTGTCGTTGACGGCGACGTTCTGCACCACCGAGACCTGCTTCTTGCGGTAGTTGCCGATGTCGATATTGGCCTTGCCATAGGTGCCCGAGAAGTCCGGCTTGGCCGAGATGACGTTGATGCTGCCGCCGGTCGAATTGCGGCCGAACAGCGTGCCCTGCGGCCCGCGCAGCACCTCCACCTGGTCGATGTCGAACATCAGCGCCTGCGCACCCTGCGGCCGCGGCGAATACATGCCGTCGACGTGGAAGCCGACGGCCGGGTCGCCGGTCTCGGTGAAGTTGGACGACGTGATGCCGCGGATCGTCACCTGCACGGCCGAATCCAGGCTGCCGCTCTCGATCACCACGTTGGGGATTTCATTGGCCAGGTCGCGCAGGCTGGTGGCGCCCTTGCGCGTCAGCTGCTCCTGGCTGAAGGCCGACACGGCCAGCGGCGTGCGCAGCAGCGAGGTCGAGTAGCGCGTCGCCGTGACTTTCACTTCGGGGATCTGGTCGCCCGCATTGGTCGGGCCCAGCGTCGGCGCTTCGGCCGGCGGGGTAGCGTTGGCGGCGGCCGCGGGATCGGTTTCGGCATTCGCGCCGGCCTGGGCATGCGCGGACAGCGGTGTCACTGCCGCGGCCAGGCTGCAGGCGCTGGCCACGGCAAGGCTGATCATGGTTCTTCTGAATCGCATTTCGTCTCCTTGGAATATCGGCCGGGGGCGGCCTTTTTGTCGAGACGAGTATTCATTTTTAAAAAAGCAAGATCAAGCAATTCCCAAAATGCCGTTGCTGTTTAATCGCCTTTACTAAACAGCGGTGGAATGGCGCCCGCTGGCGGCGGAAGGCCCCGTGGTGCCCGCTTCCGTTGTTGCGTGAAGATGGCGGTGCGCCGGGTGGCATGCGGCGTGGAAGGCGCGGCCAGGGCCCCGATTTCGTCGTCCGCACCGCGATTCCTGCATTTCGTCGCAACCGGCGAGCCACCGGGCGCCGTCCGGGCTACCATGGCAGCATCGACCCAACATACCCGGAAGGAGCACGCCATGATCACCGCACACATTACCTGTCGCCCCTTCCGGGTCCAGCCGGCGCACGCCGCCCGCTGAGCAATCAACCCGAGAACAGGAAGCACCATGCACAAACCACTCAGCCTTGCCCTCCTGATGACGACCCTGTGGCTGATGCTCGGCGCGGCCAGCGCCGAGGAAGCCACCGCAACCAGGACCATCGACGCCAGGGTGGTGCGCGTCAAGCTCGACGGGGTGATCGACCTGAGGCTGATGCAGGGTGCCGAACCGTCGCTGCGGATTATCGGCGACCGGCGCTTCGTCGACAAGGCGATCGCGGTGCAGACGGGCGATACGCTGCAGCTGGACAGCGATACCAATGACGGCAAGCTTCGCCGCGCGGGATTGCGCGCCGAACTGGTGCTGCCGCAGTTGCGCGAAGTGGTGTCCGATGGCGTGGGCAGCACGGAAGTCTCCGGTTTTTCAGGCGACGAGATCGACATCACGCTCGACGGCGCCGGCAGCATGAAGATCGTCAGCGCGTACCGGCGCCTGAGGGCGACCTTGTGCGGCATGGGCAGCATGCACGTGTGGGTCGCCGATGGCGAAGACGTGGAACTCGACCTGCGCGGCGCCGGCTACGTGACGCTGGGCGGCACCAGCAAGCAGCTGCGCGCGTCGCTGGGCGGGCTGGGTGGGTTGAATGCGCAGCAGTTCCAGGCCGATTCGGTGGACATCGACCTGTCCGGCCTGGGCAATGCGACGGTGAATGCGCGGACCAACGCCAACCTGCACCTGTCCGGCCTCGGCTCGGTCACCGTGTATGGCAAGCCGCTGAACCGCAACGTCAGCGTCGATGGCCTCGGCAAGGTCAGCTGGAAGTAGCGACAAAAAACAACGTGACCGGACATTGGCTCCGGACGAGACGGAACAAGTAAAAGAACGAATCCCATTCTCGCGATGAAAAAACTAGGACGTTTCATGATGGCGCTCGCCGCCTCCACCGTGATCGCGCTGGCCTTGCATGGCAGCGCGATCGCCGGTTTTGCCGAGGGCGCGACCGCGTACAACAACCGCAACTACGGGCTCGCCTACAAGGAAATCCTGCCGCTGGCGCGGGCCGGCAACGCCGACGCGGAGCACCTGCTGGGCCTGATGTACTACATGGGCCGCGGCGTGCAGCAGGACTACCGGCAGGCGCTGATGTGGCACCGCCGCGCCGCGCTGCAGGGCAAGGCCGACGCGCAGTATGTGGTCGGCGCCATGTACTACACCGGCAACGCCGTGATCCAGGATCACCGGCAGGCCGTCACGTGGTTCCGCAAGGCGGCCGAGCAGGGCCACCCGGATGCGCAGCAGGTGCTGGGACTGATGTACCGGTACCACATCGGCGGCATGCCGCAGGATAACGTGATCGCCTACATGCTGTGGAACCTGGCCGCTGCTGGCGGCAACCCCAACGCCGCCGAACAGCGCACCGCCGTCGCCAAGAAGATGACGCCCGAACAGATCGAGGAAGGCCAGGCCCTCTCCGCCGCCTGGCGCCCCGGCAAGCCACTCCCCCGCACCTCGCGCACTGGTGGGTGAAGCAGGGAATTCGCGAAGCACTGCTTCGCGCCTGCGGAACGACGCAGCCTTGCAAGGCTGCGGCTGGATGCATGAGCATTCGAGTAGGGTTTCGCGAAGCACTGCTTCGCGCTCGCCGAACGACGCAGCCTTGCAAGGCTGCGGCTGGATGCATGAGCATTCGAGTCGGGTTTCGCGAAGCAACGCTTCGTGCTGGCCGAGCGGTGCGGCCCTACATGGCCGCACCTTCGCGAAGCACTGCTTGCGGGTAATCCCCAACCAGGGGACAGCGACTCAATGATCTACCGGGTATCACGCCCTCTGGACAATTCGACGCTGGAACACCCATCCCAGGCAATCTTCTCCCAAAATCGGAGCCTGTCCCCGGTTTCCAGGAAAAACAGGGACGGACCCAGTTTTCCAGGCAATCTTTCCCAAAAATCGGAGCCTGTCCCCGGTTTTTCGGCCGGCGCGCTAAAATCGCCCTTTCCCTGAAAGGATGACCATGCGCGCAATCGAGATCACCAAGGCCGGTCCGCCGGACGTACTCCGGCTGTGCTACCGCGACAAGCCCCAGCCCGGTCCGGGCGAAGTGCTGATCCGCGTGCACGCGGCCGGCATCAACCGCCCGGACGTGTTCCAGCGCCTCGGCAGCTACGCGCCGCCGCCGGGTGCGTCCGACCTGCCGGGCCTGGAAGTGGCGGGCGAGGTGGTCGAGGGTGATTTCGCCAACAGCGAATGGCGCGCGGGCGACCTGGTCTGCGCGCTGGTGCAGGGCGGCGGCTATGCCGAATATGTGGTCGCGCCGGTCGAGCAGTGCCTGCCGGTGCCGCATGGGCTGTCCCTGATCGAAGCCGCTTCGCTGCCGGAAACCTATTTCACCGTGTGGAGCAACGTCTTCGACCGCGCCCGGCTCGGCCCCGGCGAATCGCTGCTGGTGCAGGGCGGCACCTCCGGCATCGGCGTGACGGCGATCCAGCTGGCCAGCGCGCTGGGCCACCGCGTGTTCGCCACGGCGGGCACCGACGACAAGGCGCGCGCCTGCGAGCAGCTGGGCGCCGAGCGGGGCATCAATTACCGGCGCGAGGATTTCGCCGCGTGCGTCAAGCAGCTCACCGGCGACAACGGCGTCGACGTCATCCTCGACATGGTCGGCGGCGATTACCTGCCGCGCGAGATCAACTGCCTGGCCGACGATGGCCGCATCGCCATCATCGCGCTGCTGGGCGGCGCCAAGGGCACGCTGGACATGGGCCAGGTGCTGCGCCGCCGCCTCACCGTCACCGGTTCCACGCTGCGGCCCCGCTCGGTGGCATTCAAGGCCGCGATCGCCCACCAGCTGCGCGACAAGGTGTGGCCGCTGCTGGAGGCGAAGAAGATCCGCCCGGTGATCTATGAGAGCTTCCCGCTCGAGCAGGCGGTCGAGGCGCACAAGCTGATGGAGAGCAGCACCCACGTCGGCAAGATCATGCTGCAGGTGACCTGAGCGCCGCAAGGCGGCGTCACCGGGCTGTCACGGCAGGGCGCTATAGTGACCCGCAGGCTTGCTCATCGAATTGACGATTGCGGGTTTGACCCTGTATTGCCGAGCACGTTACAATCCCGGGTTACCTTACAACTCAAACAACTCGGACAGCCATGCGTCGCAAACTCGTCATCGGAAACTGGAAGATGAACGGCAGCCTTGCCGGCAATTCTGTATTATTACGCGGGATCGTCGCAGGCCATGCCGCCGGCAATGCCGATATGGCAGTGTGTGTACCGGCGCCGTACCTGGCGCAGTGCCAGGCGGAGCTGTCCGGAACGCCGGTCGCGTGGGGCGCGCAGGACGTGTCGGCCTATGCCGCCGGTGCCTACACGGGCGAGATGGCGGCCTCGATGCTGCAGGAATTCGGTTGCCGCTACGTGCTCGTCGGTCACTCCGAGCGCCGCGCGTACCACCACGAAAGCAATGAGCTGGTGGCGCAAAAGGCGCTTGCCGCGCTCAACGCCGGGCTGACCCCGGTGGTGTGCGTGGGTGAAACGCTGGAGCAGCGCGAGGCGGGCAGGACCAACGTCGTGGTATGCGCGCAACTGCAAGCGGTGCTCGACGTGCTGGAAAACCCGGCGCTGGAAAAGATCGTGCTGGCCTACGAGCCCGTGTGGGCGATCGGCACCGGCAAGACGGCCACGCCGGCGCTGGCGCAGGAAGTGCACGCCGCGCTGCGCAAGCAGGTGGCGGTGCGCAGCGCGGAGGCGGCGGCGAAGTTGCAGATCCTGTACGGCGGCAGCATGAAGCCCGAGAATGCGGGAGATCTGATGGCCCAGGCCGATATCGACGGTGGCCTGATCGGTGGCGCATCGCTGAAGGCGCAGGATTTCCTGGGCATCGCAAAAGCAGGAAACTGAGCAGCAAATCAAGCAGCAAATTCGGCGGCAAATGATTTTCGAACGCCAGCGGTAATGCCGGATTAGTAACGGCTGGTAATTGCCTGCCGGTGATGTGGTAACCGGGCGGTAAGCGCGGCTTGAATCGGTTATTGCCCAGCTATCGACCAGCTATTGCCCGGTAATCGCTGGTAATCGGCTGGCAATGGCCGGGTAGCGAATCTGGTAATTGCCGGGTTGGCGTGCCGATAATGGATATTAACTGAACGGCCAATCGGCCGGCAGTGCAGGAACATCCCGGTAACGGGTGGGGTAGGCGGGCCGCAAGCCCGCGCATTTAAAATTGAGAATGGAATAGCATGAACACCTTGTTCAATCTGGTCGTGGTAGTACAGGTTTTATCGGCGCTGGCCATCATCGGCCTCGTGCTGATGCAGCACGGCAAAGGCGCCGACATGGGCGCCGCGTTTGGTTCCGGTTCGTCCGGCAGCCTGTTCGGTGCCAGCGGTTCGTCGAACTTCCTGTCGAAGTCGACGGCGCTGGCGGCGGCGATCTTCTTCGGTGCGACGCTCGGGCTGGCGGTGATGTCCAATGGCCGTACCGCGAACAGCGGTGGCGGCATCCTGCAGAACGTGACCGTGCCGGTCAAGGGTTCGGCGGCCATTCCGGCGGCGGCGCCTGCTGCGCCGGCAGCACCGGCAGCGAATGCCGGCGTGCCACCTGCCTCGAACGCCGGCGTGCCGGCTGCCACGACCGAAGGCGCTGCAACGGGTGCCACTGAAGGTGTCACTGAAGGCGCTGCGCCGGCAACGGCTCCCGCGCCCGCAGTACCGAAGTAAAACGAATAATTTTGAAGTTTTTGCCGTTTTTCTCCTTGATATCGCGCAATTGACATTAACAAACGGCGCAAAGACGAGTAGAATAGCGGCCTTAATGCCGACGTGGTGAAATTGGTAGACACGCTATCTTGAGGGGGTAGTGGCGCAAGCTGTACGAGTTCGAGTCTCGTCGTCGGCACCAGAAATTTGAGAAGCCAGCAAAAGGCCCAGGAGTTTGTCCTCACAGCCTCTAGCTGGTTTTTTTACGAGGATGTGTCGTTCGGTCCCCGTCTCAGCATTCGATAGGGGTCGAGCTTCCAGACCGCACCGCAACGGTGTGGTACCTCGCCAACCGGTCGTTCAACAACAGCTGTGACCCTATCGTGAACCTCGAAACTTATTTCCCCGTACTTCTATTTATCCTGGTCGGCATCGGTGTCGGTGTAGCCCCCCAGGTACTGGGCCGTCTGCTGGGTCCATATCGCCCCGACGCGGCGAAGCTCTCCCCCTACGAGTGCGGCTTCGAAGCCTTCGAAGACGCGCGCATGAAATTCGACGTGCGTTACTACCTCGTCGCAATCCTCTTCATTCTGTTCGACCTTGAAACGGCTTTCTTCTTCCCATGGGGCGTCTCCATGCGCGAACTGGGCTGGCAGGGCTACGTGACGATGATGGTGTTCATCGCTGAATTCGTCGTCGGTTTTTGGTATATCTGGAAGAAAGGTGCCCTTGATTGGGAATAAGCCATGGCTATTGAAGGCGTATTAAACGAAGGTTTCATCACCACCTCGGCCGACAAGCTGATCAACTGGGCACGCACCGGGTCGATGTTCCCGATGACGTTCGGCCTGGCGTGCTGCGCGGTTGAAATGATGCACGTGGGCGCTGCCCGTTACGACATGGACCGCTTCGGCGTCGTGTTCCGTCCGTCGCCGCGTCACTCCGACGTGATGATCGTGGCCGGCACGCTGTGCAACAAGATGGCGCCGGCACTGCGCAAGGTGTACGACCAGATGCCGGAACCGCGCTGGGTCATCTCGATGGGCTCGTGCGCCAACGGCGGCGGCTACTACCACTACTCCTACTCCGTCGTGCGCGGCTGCGATCGCATCGTGCCCGTCGACGTCTACGTGCCGGGTTGCCCGCCGACCGCCGAGGCACTGTTGTACGGCATCATGCAGCTGCAAAACAAGATCAAGCGCACCAATACGATTGCACGGTAACGGGGCGCTCAAGATATATGACAACACAACTGGAAGCTTTGCAAGGCGCCATTACCGGCGCCCTGGGCGAGCGCGTCACGCTCAGCGTGGCCCTCGGTGAAATCACCCTGGTCGTCAAGGCCGACGACTACCACGCAGTGATGCAGACGCTGCGCGACAATGCCGCACTCGGATTCGATACCTTCATCGACCTGTGCGGCATCGACTATTCCGCCTATGGCGAAGGCACGTGGGAAGGCCCGCGCTTCGCGGCCGTCACGCACCTGCTGTCCGTCAAGCACAACTGGCGCGTACGCGTGCGCGTGTTCTGCCCGGACGACGAGATGCCCCTGGTGCAGTCGATCACCGACATCTGGCGTGCCGCCAACTGGTACGAGCGCGAAGCGTTCGACCTGTACGGCATCCTGTTCGAAGGCCACAACGACCTGCGCCGCATCCTGACCGACTACGGTTTCATCGGCCACCCGTTCCGCAAGGACTTCCCGGTCGCCGGCTACGTGGAAATGCGCTACGACGCCGAACAGGGCCGCGTGATCTACCAGCCCGTGACGATCGAGCCGCGCGAAAACGTGCCGCGCGTGATCCGGGAAGAAAAATACGGGATGAAATAATGGCTGAGATTAAGAATTACACCCTGAACTTTGGTCCGCAGCACCCGGCAGCGCACGGCGTGCTGCGCCTCGTGCTGGAGCTGGACGGCGAAGTGATCCAGCGCGCCGACCCGCACATCGGCCTGCTGCACCGCGCCACCGAGAAGCTGGCCGAGCAGAAGACCTACCTGCAGTCGGTGCCGTACATGGACCGCCTCGACTACGTGTCGATGATGTGCAACGAGCACGGCTACGTGCTGGCCATCGAGAAGCTGCTGGGCATCGAGGTTCCTCTTCGTGCCCAGTACATCCGCGTGATGTTCGACGAGATCACCCGCATCCTGAACCACCTGATGTGGCTGGGCGCGCACGCGCTGGACGTCGGCGCCATGGGCCCGTTCCTGTACTGCTTCCGCGACCGCGAAGACCTGTTCGACTGCTACGAGGCGGTATCCGGCGCGCGCATGCACGCGGCCTACTACCGCCCGGGCGGCGTGTACCGCGACCTGCCGGACGCGATGCCGAAGCACCGTCCGTCGTCGATCCGCAGCCAGAAGGAAATCGACCGCCTGAACGAACACCGCCAGGGTTCGCTGCTGGACTTCCTGGAAGCGTTCACGACCCGCTTCCCCGGCTATGTCGACGAATATGAAACGCTTCTGACCGATAACCGTATCTGGAAGCAGCGTACCGTCGGCATCGGCGTGGTGACTCCGGAAGACGCGCTGGCGATGGGCTTCACCGGCGCCATGCTGCGCGGCTCCGGCGTGCAGTGGGACCTGCGCAAGAAGCAGCCGTACGAAGTGTACGACCTGATGGACTTCGACATCCCCATCGGCACCAACGGCGACTGCTACGACC belongs to Pseudoduganella albidiflava and includes:
- a CDS encoding NADH-quinone oxidoreductase subunit D, which translates into the protein MAEIKNYTLNFGPQHPAAHGVLRLVLELDGEVIQRADPHIGLLHRATEKLAEQKTYLQSVPYMDRLDYVSMMCNEHGYVLAIEKLLGIEVPLRAQYIRVMFDEITRILNHLMWLGAHALDVGAMGPFLYCFRDREDLFDCYEAVSGARMHAAYYRPGGVYRDLPDAMPKHRPSSIRSQKEIDRLNEHRQGSLLDFLEAFTTRFPGYVDEYETLLTDNRIWKQRTVGIGVVTPEDALAMGFTGAMLRGSGVQWDLRKKQPYEVYDLMDFDIPIGTNGDCYDRYLVRVEELRQSNRIIKQCIEWLRNNPGPVMTDNRKVAPPSRVDMKSNMESLIHHFKLFQEGFHVPPGEVYTAIEHPKGEFGIYIVSDGANKPYRLKIRTPDYTHLQSLDEMARGHMIADAVTIIGTQDIVFGSIDR